The window GAGCTTCTGTGACGGTGAAAAACGCCGGAACAGGAACCGAATTTAAGGTGAACTCATCCGGAAGTGGCGCTTACAGCGTTCCCTCACTGGGCTCCGGCGTTTACACAGTGACGGTTGAGGCGAAAGGCTTCAAAAAAGCCGTTGTTCAGGATGTAAAACTGGACGCTGGTGTTCCGGCTACCGTCAATGTCACGCTGGAAATCGGCGCGGCCTCCGAATCGGTCGTGATTCAAGGCGGTGCTGAAGTATTGCAAACGCAATCCGCCAACGTCAGCACAACAATTACCGGACGCCAGATTACCGAATTGCCTTTTGCTTCGCGTGATGCGCTTGATCTGGTATTGCTTCTACCCGGCACGAGCACTCCGGGTCGCCCGCGCACGTCAACAGTCAACGGACTTCCAAAGGGTGCGCTCAATCTGACGATGGACGGTATCAACATCCAGGATAACACCCTAAAATCTTCTGACGGTTTTTTTACTTATATTCGTCCTCGAATTGACGCCGTAGAGGAAGTCACGGTTTCAACTGCCACTCCCGGCGCGGAAAGCTCCGCAGAAGGTGCTGTGCAAATCAAATTCGTGACTAAATCCGGCAACAATGATTATCATGGAAGCCTTTACGAATATCACCGTAATCCATTTCTCAATTCCAATTACTGGTTCAGCAACCGTGCCGGACAACCCCGCGCCCGTGTTCTGTTGAATCAATTTGGCGGTCGTGTCGGTGGCCCGATTTCTATTCCCAAAGTCTTCAATGGAAAAGATAAGGCATTCTTCTTTGTCAATTACGAAGAATACCGGCTGCCGGAGCAAACCTTCCGTCAACGAACCGTTCTGAATCCTCTGACGGAAACCGGTGTTTTCCAATACAACTCGGGTGGCAGCGTTCGACAAGTCAACCTTCTTCAACTTGCCGCCAGCCAGGCCAATTGTTCCGCTTGTACCTCTACAATTGACCCAACAATCGCAAAATTGTTGGCGGACATTCGCAAATCAACAACAACCACTGGCTCCATCCTGCAGTTGACCGATCCGAACCTGCAACAGTTCAGCTTCACCAACACTGGCGGTCAGCGCAGAACATTCACGACCGTCCGTTTCGATCTGAATTTGAGCAGCAAGCATCACCTGGAGAACATTTACAATTATGATTACTTCGGTTCCAAAGTGGATTTTCTGAATAGTGCGGATCCGATTTTCCCCGGATTTCCGGGCCAAGCCAGCCAGATTTCCAACCGGTTTTCCGACGTTATCGCATTGCGTTCGACATTGACCCCGACGCTGGTGAATGAAGCCCGTTTTGGATTCACGGGCGGCACAGTGGTGTTTTTCCCGGAAGACAGCCCGGCAATGTTTAATGGGCCAGTGGCTAACCAAAACGGTTTCCTGCTGGGCATCAGCGCTGCGGGAATTAGTAACGTGCTTCCTGGCACTGCCAACGGCCCGCAACGCCGCAATGCGCCGACCTGGCAATTCAATGACACTGTCACCTGGACTCGCGGATCGCACAGCATGAGTTTTGGCTACAGTTTCACTCAGATTAACTTCTGGGGCAGGAATGGAAGCTTGGCACCCTCGATCACGTTCGGCATTGATACCACCGATCCCGCGAATGCGATGTTTACGGCTGCGAATTTTCAAGGTTCAGCAACGGCTGACCTGACTCGCGCACGAGCCATTTACGCCGTGCTCACTGGCCACATCACTGCCATCAATGCGACTGCGCGTTTGGACGACAACGGCAAGTACGTTTATCTGGGTGAACTGACCCAGAAGTACCGGCAACGGGAAACCGGATTTTTTGCACAGGACTCATGGCGCGCCAGGCCGAATCTGACGTTGACTGGCGGATTGCGCTATGAACTGCAGTTCCCCTTCACCGCTGCAAATGGAGTGTTTTCCGAAGTTAGCTTTGAAGACCTATTCGGTGAATCCGGCTTGGGCAACTTGTTCAAACCCGGAACGCTTTCCGGTCATGCGTCTCAATACAAAGCCTTCACTCCGGGCACACATACCTCCGCGATTGACAAGAACAACTTTGCGCCCAGTTTTGGGATTGCATGGAGTCCAAACTGGAAAGGGTCGCTGCTGAAGCGTGTGTTTGGCGAAGGTGGACAGACCGTTGTTCGCGGCGGGTACTCGGTTGCTTATAACCGCGAAGGCATGAACATCTTTTCCAGCATTCTTGGGAGCAATCCCGGCGCTTCGATCACTGCAAACCGGAACCTGACACTTGGCAATTTGGGCACGCTGCCGGTTCTGCTGCGCGAAACCAGTCGCCTTGGCGCTCCTTCA is drawn from Acidobacteriota bacterium and contains these coding sequences:
- a CDS encoding TonB-dependent receptor, which gives rise to MKTNLHRLMNTMFVVLALSIGVLAQGTTSQIAGSILDQNGAVVSGASVTVKNAGTGTEFKVNSSGSGAYSVPSLGSGVYTVTVEAKGFKKAVVQDVKLDAGVPATVNVTLEIGAASESVVIQGGAEVLQTQSANVSTTITGRQITELPFASRDALDLVLLLPGTSTPGRPRTSTVNGLPKGALNLTMDGINIQDNTLKSSDGFFTYIRPRIDAVEEVTVSTATPGAESSAEGAVQIKFVTKSGNNDYHGSLYEYHRNPFLNSNYWFSNRAGQPRARVLLNQFGGRVGGPISIPKVFNGKDKAFFFVNYEEYRLPEQTFRQRTVLNPLTETGVFQYNSGGSVRQVNLLQLAASQANCSACTSTIDPTIAKLLADIRKSTTTTGSILQLTDPNLQQFSFTNTGGQRRTFTTVRFDLNLSSKHHLENIYNYDYFGSKVDFLNSADPIFPGFPGQASQISNRFSDVIALRSTLTPTLVNEARFGFTGGTVVFFPEDSPAMFNGPVANQNGFLLGISAAGISNVLPGTANGPQRRNAPTWQFNDTVTWTRGSHSMSFGYSFTQINFWGRNGSLAPSITFGIDTTDPANAMFTAANFQGSATADLTRARAIYAVLTGHITAINATARLDDNGKYVYLGELTQKYRQRETGFFAQDSWRARPNLTLTGGLRYELQFPFTAANGVFSEVSFEDLFGESGLGNLFKPGTLSGHASQYKAFTPGTHTSAIDKNNFAPSFGIAWSPNWKGSLLKRVFGEGGQTVVRGGYSVAYNREGMNIFSSILGSNPGASITANRNLTLGNLGTLPVLLRETSRLGAPSFPSSPTYPNTGLITDGVNAFNPDLALGYVQSWTFGLQREISKDTVVELRYVGNRGVKQWQQYNLNEVNMIENGFLNEFKLAQANLKANIAAGRGSNFRYAGPNTGTSPLPIILAFFTGQPASAAGTAANYSSSNFANATFVNALAVNGPSPGTFTSNFITGSATFRNNGIAAGLPANFFIVNPGKLGGAFTVENNGRSYYDAAVVELRRRLSKGLLVQGSYTFARNLTNMPASSSAVFYQPPSLREVAGDKTLSPFGITHALKLNWIYELPFGKGKALGGGANRLTDMAIGGWAFHGTARIQSGSPNNFGNVQLYGMTRNDLQKALKIRKEANAVYYLPQDIIDNTIKAFNVSATTASGYPETNGVAAAPTGRYIGPASNANCIESFGGQCGTTNLVLYGPSFTRFDLSVVKRVKITERVNFEFRAEFLNAFNNINFLVGSAANDVTTVGGFGTATFGQTSNAYQDTSTTNDPGGRLIQFVGRINF